A window from Saccharomyces eubayanus strain FM1318 chromosome XIV, whole genome shotgun sequence encodes these proteins:
- the PPG1 gene encoding putative serine/threonine-protein kinase PPG1, whose protein sequence is MELDECLERLYKAQLLPEVTVRALCFKLKEMLVKESNVIHIQTPVTVVGDMHGQFHDMLEIFQIGGPVPDTNYLFLGDYVDRGLYSVETIMLLIVLKLRYPSRIHLLRGNHESRQITQSYGFYTECLNKYGGNSRVWQYLTDIFDYLVLCCIIDDEIFCVHGGLSPNVQTIDQIKIIDRFREIPHDGAMADLVWSDPEESNNPTLDHPDNSGQHFQVSPRGAGYTFGRSVVEKFLQMNDMNRIYRAHQLCNEGYQIYFDGLVTTVWSAPNYCYRCGNKASILELYSKDQFYFNVFEEAPENKVLKENSLNNNYLEENTTNPVVNRKLIADYFEDDSASTDGSADPEMYMFSDVYQARSASNRHVDYFL, encoded by the coding sequence ATGGAATTGGACGAATGTTTGGAAAGGCTATACAAGGCCCAACTGCTGCCTGAAGTGACTGTGAGAGCGCTCTGCTTCAAGTTGAAGGAGATGCTGGTGAAGGAGTCGAACGTTATTCACATCCAGACGCCCGTCACAGTCGTTGGGGACATGCATGGGCAGTTCCACGACATGCTGGAGATTTTCCAGATAGGTGGGCCTGTTCCTGACACGAACTACTTGTTCCTGGGTGATTACGTGGATAGAGGGCTATATAGTGTGGAGACAATCATGCTGTTGATTGTGCTGAAGCTTCGGTATCCCAGTAGAATCCATCTGCTCAGAGGGAATCACGAGTCTCGCCAAATCACCCAGAGTTACGGGTTTTACACAGAATGCTTGAATAAATACGGTGGTAATTCGAGAGTTTGGCAGTATTTGACGGACATTTTTGACTACCTGGTACTATGCTGCATTATCGATGACGAGATTTTCTGTGTTCACGGTGGATTATCGCCCAACGTTCAAACTATAgatcaaatcaaaattatCGACAGATTTCGAGAAATTCCGCACGACGGTGCCATGGCAGACCTGGTTTGGTCTGATCCGGAAGAAAGCAATAACCCCACGTTGGACCATCCAGATAATTCTGGGCAGCATTTCCAAGTATCGCCTCGTGGAGCAGGCTACACGTTTGGTAGAAGCGTGGTGGAGAAGTTCTTGCAGATGAATGACATGAACAGAATCTACAGGGCACACCAATTGTGTAACGAAGGTTACCAGATATACTTTGATGGGTTGGTCACCACCGTGTGGTCAGCACCGAATTACTGTTATCGATGCGGAAATAAGGCCTCGATTCTGGAGCTATATAGTAAGGACCAGTTCTACTTCAATGTTTTCGAAGAAGCTCCGGAAAATAAAGTGTTGAAGGAAAACAGTCTTAACAACAACTACTTGGAAGAGAATACTACGAATCCGGTGGTGAACAGGAAACTGATTGCCGATTATTTCGAGGACGACTCTGCCTCCACCGACGGTTCTGCAGATCCTGAAATGTACATGTTTTCAGACGTATACCAAGCCAGATCCGCTTCTAATAGACATGTTGATTACTTCTTATAG
- the SSK2 gene encoding mitogen-activated protein kinase kinase kinase SSK2: MSHSDYFNYKPYGESTEKSGSSKKRQSSSSSSSRIRSESLGRNTNTTQARVASSPISPGLHSTQYFRSPNAVYSPGESPLNTVQLFNRLPGIQQGQFFHQNAISGSSSSSARSSRRPSNIGLPLPKNPQQSLPKLSTQSIPAHKKFDPSKTETDNFKKPLPMNSSQDPLLTTPTLVISPELASLNTTNTSIMSTPQNLTNQSSSKHIATRSQTNASASTSTLQDLVTTNSSQRSVAHHGGSTSSLRTYKKQYVLNEQLYLRKMRNRANDDYYTRGIVASSNFDDDEENHSNKGEDELELEMNDLLKIEGDDKDNDFNFGYNFITSNTKNNENVVAMSLNYLKGKLDWLRNGSDDKEREIPDDEWNYMLGTEDLLSRLLQNPMVNNRFEWQTMLSKVLKGDIVRNEKTKIANQGKGPGFNTQYSDDIWIELKAWMNGRTVEDQSKSLSIFRNSTDSVFQEIMDFRLDDNMSAEKAGETIKSLVDKYYRVLNLWPNVKRMHNEKPITKTEAFRNRIDTLNSWLNFKFNFDTNIAYLKKWIVGYKDLESTAELNTNNDLNSLDDPAIFAANCKRFAEQIIKEKDIELIFQKKIFFPLAPWILKAKFFFLKYQKMWNELNLSYLEQDLEFLLMFPMCLVKDIILIRLSYARKIQNPTLMMIDQMMDDFSTYIKLAVQMKFTVASYCKDWFLNVKIDPEFDHTVVEALQYFFYILELRILYSGKNSFKTSKEPDLLLKYWEMFRNVGYYIDDAGELIATEFTKLTLRLVHRLHAYLLRQQNTPPKLDDEAGAEKWLIQIFEILGSMKRKLNRFTNILTKAFQNFVRYKIEDHNYLLRQLKETGHFLIYSGGYLEQNGTYLIGSPELLGCKDDDILRIIKNSDIGCDLVPKLEINNSLTIYNALDGKWNSNSSLGSDISSDGTPFYYVKNELTSQPRSYNGNRVNREPDFENSKSTEEELYELETRLNSLGYVLVLTPQEPLLWEGEMYNLSDNKVIKAEDLNLKVISNSIDLMCQGSSYALEYQCDRFQQIASNSVSFLEKKSSSETVKNNLQRINKAYFRCTYSVLKNYPKIMTTFKRVSPVNDLLNNIFLFGRDFGLNFLRINVANNEKRSIIILLMMRLSIGWLKFLAEDCDPTDQRVFRWCVTSMEFAMHMVSGWNVLALDDCQFSSLKQKISECMSLLISHFDIIGARSMEVEKINQQARSNLDLEDVFDDDMMLQVNSEFRVQSIIELEEKIKKNPHQTGKVIDDSDKGNKYLVSLASSISNVSMRWQKRNFVGGGTFGRVFSAVDLDNGEILAVKEINIQDSKAMQKIFPLIKEEMSVLEILNHPNIVSYYGVEVHRDKVNIFMEYCEGGSLAALLEHGRIEDEMVTQVYTLQLLEGLAYLHESGIVHRDVKPENILLDFNGVIKYVDFGAAKKIANNGTRLASMNRTEDADGEHEEDAHASDSKAAKNNENGLQDMMGTPMYMAPESITGSTSKGKFGADDVWSLGCVVLEMITGRRPWSNLDNEWAIMYHVAAGHTPQFPNKDEVSSAGRKFLERCLIQNPSKRASAVELLMDSWIVQIREIAFGDDSSSTDTEERE, from the coding sequence ATGTCGCATTCAGACTACTTCAATTACAAGCCGTATGGCGAGTCCACTGAGAAGTCAGGCAGCTCGAAGAAGAGACagtcttcttcctcttcatcatctaGGATAAGATCCGAAAGTCTAGGGCGAAATACCAATACTACGCAGGCTCGAGTAGCGTCTTCGCCCATCAGTCCCGGACTGCATTCTACTCAGTACTTCAGGTCGCCGAACGCAGTTTATAGTCCCGGAGAATCCCCCCTAAACACAGTGCAGCTTTTCAATCGTCTTCCGGGGATTCAGCAGGGCCAATTTTTCCATCAGAATGCCATATCAGGGTCTTCAAGCTCATCGGCAAGGTCAAGTAGACGTCCCTCCAATATCGGTTTGCCTCTACCAAAGAACCCTCAGCAATCTTTACCCAAACTGTCCACTCAGTCTATTCCTGCGCATAAGAAGTTTGATCCTAGTAAAACCGAAACTGATAATTTTAAGAAGCCCCTTCCAATGAATAGTAGTCAAGACCCATTATTGACTACGCCCACATTGGTTATATCGCCGGAACTGGCTTCGCTGAACACAACTAATACATCGATTATGTCTACACCACAAAACCTAACGAACCAAAGCTCTAGTAAGCATATTGCCACTAGATCACAAACAAACGCGTCTGCAAGCACTTCGACGTTGCAAGATTTGGTCACAACAAACAGCTCGCAACGGTCCGTAGCACATCACGGTGGAAGCACGTCGAGTCTCCGAACGTATAAAAAGCAATACGTATTGAACGAACAGCTGTATCTgagaaaaatgagaaatCGTGCGAACGATGACTATTACACAAGAGGTATAGTAGCGTCGTCCAATtttgatgacgatgaagaaaaccaTAGCAATAAAGGCGAGGATGAATTAGAACTAGAAATGAATGATCTCCTAAAGATAGAGGGTGATGATAAAGATaatgatttcaattttggtTATAATTTTATTACGTCAAACACAAAGAATAACGAAAATGTAGTTGCAATGAGCTTGAATTATTTGAAAGGCAAATTGGACTGGCTCAGGAATGGTAGCGACGATAAGGAACGCGAAATACCGGACGACGAGTGGAATTACATGTTAGGAACCGAGGATTTATTGTCAAGATTATTGCAAAACCCTATGGTGAATAATCGGTTCGAATGGCAAACTATGTTGTCTAAAGTGTTGAAAGGTGATATTGtaagaaatgaaaagacCAAGATTGCGAATCAAGGAAAGGGTCCCGGCTTCAATACGCAGTATTCAGATGATATTTGGATTGAGTTGAAGGCATGGATGAATGGGAGAACCGTGGAGGATCAAAGCAAATCTTTAAGTATCTTCAGAAATTCCACTGATTCTGTATTCCAAGAAATAATGGACTTCAGATTGGACGATAACATGAGCGCTGAAAAGGCCGGGGAGACCATCAAGTCACTTGTGGACAAATATTATAGGGTCCTGAATCTTTGGCCTAATGTGAAGAGAATGCATAACGAAAAACCCATTACTAAAACAGAAGCATTCAGAAATAGGATAGATACCTTGAACAGTTGGctgaatttcaaattcaactTTGACACTAATATTGCCTACCTGAAAAAATGGATTGTTGGTTataaagatttggaaagcACTGCTGAACTGAACACTAACAACGATTTGAATAGTTTAGATGATCCAGCAATATTTGCCGCTAATTGTAAACGATTTGCCGAGCAAAtcataaaggaaaaggatATTGAACTGATTttccagaagaaaatcttttttccGTTGGCACCATGGATTTTAAAGgctaaatttttctttttgaaataccaaaaaatgTGGAATGAACTAAATTTGTCCTATTTAGAGCAAGATTTGGAATTTTTATTGATGTTTCCCATGTGTCTAGTCAAAGATATCATACTAATACGCTTATCCTATGCAAGAAAAATACAGAATCCAACACTAATGATGATTGACCAAATGATGGACGATTTCAGCACTTACATCAAATTAGCGGTCCAGATGAAATTCACTGTTGCTTCTTATTGCAAAGACTGGTTTCTAAACGTGAAAATTGATCCTGAATTTGATCATACTGTTGTCGAAGCTTTGCAgtattttttctatatcttGGAACTAAGGATTTTGTACAGTGGAAAGAACTCATTCAAGACCTCTAAAGAACCAGATTTGCTACTTAAATACTGGGAAATGTTCAGAAATGTTGGCTATTACATCGATGATGCTGGTGAATTAATTGCCACTGAGTTTACAAAATTGACACTTCGGTTGGTCCACAGATTGCATGCATACCTTTTACGGCAGCAAAATACTCCCCCGAAATTAGATGATGAAGCGGGCGCTGAAAAATGGTTGATCCAAATATTCGAGATACTTGGatcaatgaaaaggaaacttAATAGATTTACAAATATTTTAACAAAAGcattccaaaattttgttAGATATAAGATAGAAGACCACAACTATCTATTGAGACAGTTGAAGGAAACCGGCCACTTTCTTATCTACTCAGGGGGGTATCTAGAACAAAACGGTACTTATTTGATTGGTAGCCCCGAATTATTGGGTTGtaaagatgatgatataTTGAGAATCATTAAGAATTCAGACATTGGTTGTGATTTGGTACCCAAACTAGAAATCAATAACAGTCTGACCATTTATAATGCATTGGATGGCAAATGGAACTCAAACTCTTCACTGGGTTCGGATATTTCAAGTGATGGTACACCATTCTACTATGTTAAAAATGAGTTAACCAGCCAACCTAGATCTTACAACGGGAATAGGGTCAACCGTGAACCGGACTTCGAAAATAGTAAGAGcacagaagaagaactatACGAATTAGAGACAAGATTGAATTCTCTTGGTTATGTACTGGTGCTGACTCCACAGGAACCATTGCTATGGGAAGGTGAAATGTACAATCTATCGGATAATAAAGTCATCAAAGCGGAAGATTTAAATTTAAAAGTGATTTCAAACTCAATAGATCTGATGTGTCAAGGATCCAGTTATGCCCTGGAGTATCAATGTGATagatttcaacaaattgcTAGCAACtcagtttcctttttggaaaagaaatcttcttctgagACTGTGAAAAATAACCTGCAGAGAATAAATAAGGCATACTTCAGATGCACATATAgtgttttgaagaattatCCAAAGATTATGACCACATTTAAAAGAGTAAGTCCTGTTAATGATTTACtgaataatatttttcttttcgggAGAGATTTTGGCCTGAACTTTTTGAGGATAAATGTTGCCAACAATGAAAAACGGTCCATAATTATACTTTTAATGATGAGACTAAGCATTGGGTGGCTTAAGTTTTTAGCTGAAGACTGTGATCCGACAGATCAGAGGGTGTTTAGGTGGTGTGTAACGTCAATGGAATTTGCAATGCATATGGTCAGTGGTTGGAATGTTCTAGCGCTTGATGACTgtcaattttcttctttaaagcaaaaaatcTCAGAGTGTATGTCACTACTTATCTCCCATTTCGATATAATAGGTGCCCGCTCCATGGAAGTTGAGAAGATTAATCAACAAGCTAGATCAAATCTTGATTTAGAAGATGTGTTCGATGACGATATGATGTTGCAAGTGAACTCTGAGTTCCGTGTACAGAGTATCAtagaattggaagaaaaaatcaaaaaaaatccacACCAAACTGGTAAAGTGATAGATGACAGTGATAAAGGTAACAAGTATCTTGTTTCCTTGGCATCCTCCATCTCCAACGTGTCTATGAGATGGCAAAAGAGGAATTTTGTTGGAGGTGGTACTTTTGGAAGAGTTTTTTCTGCGGTTGATTTGGACAATGGTGAAATTCTGGCtgttaaagaaattaataTTCAAGACAGTAAGGCAATGCAAAAGATTTTCCCTCtaatcaaagaagagatgAGTGTCTTGGAGATTTTGAATCACCCAAACATTGTTTCATATTATGGTGTCGAGGTTCATCGTGATAAAGTCAATATCTTCATGGAATATTGTGAGGGAGGCTCTTTAGCAGCTCTATTGGAGCATGGTCgtattgaagatgaaatggtCACTCAGGTCTACACATTACAGTTACTGGAAGGTCTTGCGTATCTGCATGAATCTGGGATTGTTCACCGTGATGTTAAACCTGAAAATATTCTGCTAGACTTTAATGGTGTCATTAAGTATGTTGATTTTGGCGCTGCCAAGAAAATTGCTAATAATGGAACCAGACTGGCTAGTATGAACAGAACTGAAGACGCAGACGGTGAGCATGAAGAAGACGCTCACGCTTCGGATTCAAAGGCAGCGAAAAACAACGAAAACGGTCTGCAAGATATGATGGGGACACCTATGTATATGGCGCCGGAATCGATTACTGGTTCTACCAGTAAAGGCAAATTTGGGGCGGATGACGTTTGGTCATTAGGTTGTGTTGTATTAGAAATGATTACTGGTAGGCGGCCATGGTCTAACCTCGATAATGAGTGGGCCATTATGTATCATGTTGCGGCCGGACACACTCCGCAGTTCCCCAATAAAGATGAGGTATCCTCTGCTGGTAGGAAATTTTTAGAGAGATGTCTTATTCAAAATCCTTCCAAGAGAGCCAGTGCGGTTGAGCTGTTGATGGATTCTTGGATTGTACAAATTAGAGAAATAGCCTTTGGTGatgattcttcttccacagATACTGAAGAAAGAGAGTGA
- the HUB1 gene encoding ubiquitin-like protein HUB1, whose amino-acid sequence MIEVVVNDRLGKKVKVKCLGEDTVGDFKKVLSLQIGTQPNKIVLQKGGSVLKDHISLEDYEVHDETNLELYYL is encoded by the coding sequence ATGATTGAAGTGGTCGTTAATGACCGATTGGGCAAAAAGGTCAAAGTGAAATGCCTTGGTGAAGACACCGTGGGTGATTTCAAGAAAGTGTTGTCTTTACAAATAGGCACTCAGCCAAACAAGATTGTTTTGCAGAAGGGTGGGAGCGTACTGAAGGACCACATCTCTTTGGAAGACTACGAAGTGCATGACGAGACAAACCTGGAACTGTACTACTTGTGA